The genomic region CGATCAGGGGCTTCGGGTGCCAGCTGACTTTGAAATTGTCACTGCCAACAATACTAATTACAGTGTGGTCGCCCGACCACAGCTAACCGCGATTGGCCAGCCTAAATATGATATCGGCGCAGTGGCCATGCGGATGTTAACCAAGTTGATGGATAACCAAGATTTAAATGAACGTCAGGTTTTCTTACCTCATACCATGGTCTGGCGTCAGACTACTAAGCAGTCGAAGTGAATCGGCTGCTTTTTACTTGCATTTTTACTTAATTCAGTTTAGAATGGTTATAAGTTAAGAATCATTATAAATTAAATTAAATTTTTGAAAGATTGAGGTTATAGATGTTTAAGAATCTACGTCAATTGAATCGGTTTTCCTTGTTGTTGCTAGCGATTGCCTTCGTGATGTCAATTAGCCAGTCGACCATGACCACCGCATATCCAATCCTAATGCAGCACTTCCACGTCGATGCCAGCGTGGTGCAGTGGTTAACGACCGGTTTCATGATTGCGATGACCCTGATGATGCCCCTTAGTCCCTGGTTGATGGATAATGTGCCTTTAAAGCGCCTCTTAAATGGGATTGTTGCAGTCTTCCTGCTGGGGACGGCGATTGCCATGGTCACGCCAGTCTTTGCTGGTATCATCATCGGCCGCCTTCTAGAGGGACTGGCCGTGGGCGCCCTCTTTCCAACTTATCAGGCTCTGATTATTGAAAACACACCGGTTGAAAAGCGGGGGGTCAGCATGGGTATTGTTGGCCTGGTCATGGGTTCAGCCCTAGCCGTTGGTCCAATTGTTTCTGGCTTTGTCCTCCAACTGGAATCTTGGCGCTGGCTCTTTATCATTTTCTTTGTGATTCTCTTAATCCTGATTGTTTCCCTGCAGGGACAAATTAAGCAGAGTCACAAGATTCAGCCCAGTGGTTTTGATTTCTGGTCAGCCCTGCTCTTGCTGGGCTTCGGTGGCATCCTATATACGGTTTCCATCCTGCCAGACACGGGTCTGAGCCTGAGCTGGTATCTTTATTTAGCTGTGAGCCTGGCCGTTTTGGTGGCCTTCATTGTCCGCCAGCTCCGCCTCAAGCATCCGTTCTTGAATTTGTCAGTCTTTGAGTACCACGGCTACCTGCCTGCGATGCTGCTAACCGGGATTTCTTATTCTGGTTTGATTACCACCACGGTTTTGATGCCTTTGTACTACCAGCGGATTTTCCACCTGGCCCCATTCTGGTCAGGATTGTTGATGGTACCAGCAGCAGCCTTCTTGAGCCTGCTGAATCCTCGGGCCGGGGCCCTGTTAAACCGGATTGGTCTGCGGCGCCTGGTTGTGATTGGTACGACCATGATGATTGTCGGTTATGCGGCGCTGGCCCTAGCCGGCACTAGTAGCATTATCGTGGGTGTGATTGCGGCCATGCTCCTAGAAGGTGGCAATGCCTTTATCATGATGCCATCACTGACCTTTGCCAACGATGCCCTGCCAGATAACTTAGTGCCTCACGGAACGGCCATCATTACCACCATGCGCCAGTTCATTGGGGCCGGTAGTATCGTGGTGGCCACCCTGTTGATTACCAGCTTTAACGCGCACCTGAACTACGGTGCGGCCCTGTCTCACACGGCCGCTTGGTTCATCCTGATTCCGGTGCTGGGCCTGCTCTTAGCTACCCAGTTGAAAAAACGAATCAAGGCCTAAATCGGCTTTTATGTTTAAAGGCGACTATGCTATCATATTCATTAAACAGTTATAAAAGGGGATGCAATTTATGGCAACTTTACGTGACGGATCTAAAGAAAATCGCGAATCTTTCGAAAAGGCTAAGGACAAGCACGCTGAAGAGCACGCTGCCGAAGCTCATGAGCACAAGGATGACGTTGACATTGAGCACGCTGAACACAAGGATGCGCGTTACAACAACGAAGATTTTGAAAAAGAAGAAAAGTATTTCGAAGGACACTAATTATGGAAAAGAAGCACGAATTTGAAGCGGCTGATGCCCGCGAAGCTGAAGATGCTAAGCGCCAGGCAGAACGTCTAGAAAAGCAATCTGAATTCGTTGAGTCTTCCCACGAGAGTCGTGAAAAGGCTGACGAAGACTAATTTGTCAGGAAAAGACCGCCCACAGGCGGCCTTTTTTATGGGTGAACTGCTAAAACAGGGTAGGACCTCTAGGAGGGTAACGTGGTTAAGAAACCATTAGTCATTGGCATAACTGGTGGATCAGGTTCCGGGAAAACGACCGTTTCTCAGGCCCTGGTTAAGCGTCTGGCCATTCATAATCCAATTTTGCTACAGCAGGACTCATACTACCGCGACCAGTCTGACAAGCCCATGGCTGAGCGGGCCCTGGTTAACTATGACCACCCGGACTCCTTTGAAACTGATCTTTTTGTTTCTGACCTGGCCCAGTTAATTGACCATCATGCCATTGATAAGCCAGTTTATGACTATGCCCACCACACCCGGGCCAAGGAAACTATCCATGTCCGGCCGGCAGACGTGATTATCGTTGATGGGGTCTTACTCTTTAATGACCGGCGGGTCCGCGACCTGCTGGATTTGAAAGTTTACGTCGATACCGATGACGACATTCGTTTCATTCGCCGTCTGCAGCGCGATACCCGTGAACGGGGGCGGACGGTCGATGGGGTGATTGAGCAGTACTTAGCCACCGTTAAACCCATGCACCACCAGTTCGTGGAACCGACCAAGCGCTATGCCGATATCATCGTGCCGGAAGGCGGTCAGAACTTCGTGGCCATTGACATGTTAATGAACCAAGCCCTGGCCATTGTGGCCGCACAAAAGGACCGTTGAGTACAACGGCCCTTTTTTATGTGCTATTTAATTCAGGCGGGTGTTTTCAATGACATCTCGCATGGTGTCGACCACGGCCTGGGTTTTGTGGGGAAGCTGGGATCCCACCAGGGTGAAGAGGGTATCAATAATCGTGATTTGAGCAATTAAGGAACTCATCGACTCAGACCGGAAATTGACCTCATCAGCCAAGGACAGCAGGACCAGGTCGGCCAGCTGGGCCAAAGGCGAGTCTGCAAAGGAAGTGATGGCGATGAACTTAACCCCGTTTTCCTTGAGCTTGTTAGCCACCAGGAGGGTGTCCTTGTTCCGGCCAGAGTGTGAAATCACTACGGCCGTGTCACTGTCTGTTAACTTAACGGCCTGCATCAGCTGGATATCATAATCGGGGTGGGAAATAACGTCAATTGGCGTCCGCAAGAACTTATGGTAGGCGTTAAAGGCAACTAGGGAAGAACCACCAATGCCAAAGAAGCCCACCCGGTGGGCCTCAACTAACCAACGTGAAGCGGTTTCTAAGTCACTGGCCTTTAGATTCTCGGCCGTGAGGTCCAGGGCGTTTTTAGCCCCTTGGAAGACCTTTTTGGTAATGGCGGCGGTGTTATCACTGTCGCTGATTTCACCGAAGAGATCGACTGGTGGGTTTTGAGTGGCCAGGCTGGCCATAGCCAGGGAAAATTCACGGTAGGAGTCAAAGCCAATTTTTTTAACGAAGCGGGAAATGGTAGAGGTTGAGACGCCAGTCCGGTCGGCCATTTCCTTAATGGTTAGTTCACCGGCCAGGTTCTTTTGCTTCAATAAGAAGGCAACTAATTTAGCTTCAGTGCCCTTGCTGTGGTGTTGTTGCAGGTGTAACTGCTGGAGGATGTTATTGGCCATCGTTGACGTCAAAGCCTTTCCCAAGAATAAAATAACTATACAAGATTAGAAAATGTTTTTCAATAATTGGCTTGCATAGTGAAAAATATTTTCATATAATGTGAGTGTACTCAGAAAAGAAAAAATAAAGAGGTAAGGTAAACATGAAGTTTGCGATGATCGGACTAGGTAAGATGGGTCTTAACCTGGTAAAGAACGCTGTTGATCACGGTCATGAAGTTGTGGCCTTTGATTTGAACCCTGACTTTGTTCAGGAAGCAGCAGATTACTCTGACAAGGTTGAGGGGGCTACTAGCATTGATGACATGCTTTCAAAGCTCCCAACGCCAAAGATTGTCTGGGTCATGGTACCCGCAGGTATGCCTACTAACTCAACCATTGATACTTTGATTGAGAAGATGGATGCCGGTGACATCATCATCGATGGTGGAAACTCAAACTACAAGGACAACCTGGCTCAAAACGAGCGGACGACTGCCGCTGGTATCAAGTTCTTCGATGCCGGTACTTCTGGTGGAATGAACGGTGCCCGTAACGGTGGTAACTTCATGATTGGTGGCGATGACCCCGAAGCTTGGAAGATTTTGGAGCCATTGTTCAAGTCAATCTCAGAACCTGATGGCTACCTTTACACCGGTCGCCTTGGTTCAGGTCACTACCTGAAGATGGTCCACAATGGAATTGAATATGGAATGATGCAGGCGATTGCCGAAGGATTTGAAGTTTTGGAAGCTTCACAGTTCGACTACGATTACGCCGCAGTTGCTAAGCTTTGGAACCATGGTTCGGTTATCCGTTCATGGCTCATGGAGTTGGCTGAAGAGCAGTTCGACAAGGACCCTAAGCTTTCAGCTATTTCCGGTCGGATGCATTCATCTGGTGAAGGTAAGTGGACGGTTGAGGAATCTCTTGATTTGGAAGTTCCTGCCCCAGTTATTTACCTTTCACTGGCAATGCGTTACCGTTCCCTGCAAGAAGATACTTTCAGTGGAAAAGTGGTTTCAGCCCTACGTAACGGCTTCGGTGGTCACGCAATGGATGCGGCCAAGAAGTAAGACTAGGCGCCTTATTCCGGTAAAAGAGAGCTCCCTTTAATCGGGGAGCTCTTTCTATTTGTACAACCTTGATTAAGATTAATGGAGTTAATTCATGGATTATATGATTGGTGTCGATTTGGGGACGACGTCCACCAAGGCGGTACTCTTTGACGATCAAAACAAGGTGGTGGCTCAGTCTAACATGGGCTACGACCTCTATCGTGACATCCCCGACATGGCCGAAGAAGACATGGAAGAAATCTTTGTGGCCTTTGTCAATTCAATTGGATCAGTCATCCGTAAGGTTGATTTGTCCGATGGGGATAAGATTGCGGCCGTTTCCTTTTCATCAGCCATGCACTCGCTGATTGCCTTTGATGAGGATTGGAAGCCTTTGACCCGGGTCATTACCTGGGCCGATACCCGGGCAGTCGATTACTCAGACAAGCTCAAGGAAAGTGGCCTGGGACAAGAAATTTATAGTAAGACTGGCACGCCCATCCACCCAATGGCACCGCTGTCAAAGCTGATGTGGCTCAAGGCCGAGCATCCCGAAATCGCCGATAAGGCGGCCCACTACCTGGGTATTAAGGAATTCATCTTCCACCGCCTCTTTGGGGCCAATAAGATGGATATCTCCATCGCCTCTGGAACCGGTCTATTTAACATCTTTGACCTGAAGTGGGATAAGCAGGCTCTAGAAGTGGCCGGCATTACCGAAAAGCAGTTGCCTGAGCCGGTTTCTCCTTACGAATACGAAACCAAGATGCTGCCTAAGTATGCAGCGGTTATGGGTCTGCTAGAAGACACACCCTTTGTCTACGGCGCCGGGGATGGACCCTTGTCTAACCTCGGTGTTGATGCTGTTAAACCTGGGGTGGCGGCGATTACGATTGGTACTTCCGGTGCCATTCGGGTCACTTCCGATAAGCCAGTAATTGACCCTAAGGGTCGGACCTTTACCTATGCCCTGGATAAGGACCACTGGGTGGTCGGTGGACCGGTTAACAACGGTGGCGATGTCTTCCGTTGGGCCCGCGACAACCTTTTTGATGCCGAAAAGTCGACGGCGGCCTTGTTGGGACGCGATGCCTACGACTTGATGACCGAGATTGCGGCCCGGATTCCAGCTGGTTCCGACGGCCTGCTCTTCCACCCCTACCTGGGTGGTGAGCGTGCGCCCATCTGGGATGCCAACGCCCGGGGTTCCTTCTTTGGTTTGAACCACAGCCACACCCGCGCCAACATGCTGCGGGCGGTGCTTGAAGGGATTACCTTTAACGTTTACATGGTTTCCTTGGCCCTAGAAGAAGTTGTTGGGAGCTTGAAGTCGATTCAGGCAACCGGTGGCTTTGCCCGGTCACCATTATGGCGGCAAATGTTTGCGGACATTTTCGAACAGCCGGTTACGGTCCCTCAGGCCTTTGAGTCGGGTGCCTTAGCCGCTGTCATCATGGCCCAAAAGGCCCTTGGTAAGATTGACAGTATCTATGAAATCGCCAACTACATTGGTGATTCCAATACCTACCAACCTGATCCAGAAAACTTCCAGGCCTACCGTGAACTGGCACCAATCTTTATCCGCCTGTCACGTCAGTTGCAGACCGAGTACGATAATATCGCCCGCTTCCAGCGGGAACACTCACGTTAAACCCACTACACTATTTAAAGAAAAGGAAAGAAGTTTAGACTTCAATAATTAATTATGGCCTTTATTATGTTAGGGGTTTCCATCTTAATCTTGCTCTTATTGATTACCAAGCTTAAGTTGAATACCTTTGTTGCTTTGGTTATTACCGCCTTTATCCTGGCCTTACTGCTGGGTATGCCACCAATGAAAATTCCGGATGCCGTGCTTGGTAACCAGGGAATGGGCAATATCTTAGGTTCTAACGCCGTCATCTTCATCTTTGGTGGCATGATTGGTCGTTTGGTGGCCGATGCCGGTGGTTCTTACCGGATTGCTAAAACCCTAATTGACTGGTTTGGTCTCAAGCGCCTGCAGTGGGCAGTCTTGCTGGCCTCATTTATTATCGGGATTTCGATGATTTTTGGGGTGGGGATGGTGCTCTTAATCCCAATCGTCTTCGCCGTGGCCATTGAGGCCGGCGTGCCCCTCCTGTCATTAGGAATTTCAATGACAGCGGCCCTGAGTTCAGCCCAGGGATTTTTGCCTCCACAACCAGCCCCTACGGCGGTGGCTTCCCAGTTGCATGCCAACGTGGGACTAATGCTGATGGTTGGTCTGGTGGTTGCCATTACGACGGCCGTGGTGGCGGGTCCAGTCTTTACTAAGCTGGCTCAGAAATATGCCCCAGATGCCTTCCAGTTTAAGCCCTACATCGAAGCGGTGGGGGAGGTCCAGGAATACGACCTGGAGAAGTCGCCTAGCTTTGGTCTATCGGTACTGACCTCAGTCTTTCCCCTAATCTTCATGGTGATTGCCACGATTTACAAGTTGGTGGTCACTGGTAGTAAGGTGCCCGCTCATCCGGACATGGCCTACCAAATTATCGACTTCTTAGCCAACCCAGCCGTGGCCATGACCATTTCTTTGGTCTTTGCCATCTTTGCCATGGGTATTTTCCAGGGCCGTGACATGAAGACGGTCGGCGCCTCCTTGAACGAGGGGATGATGGCCGTGGCCGGCATTCTGTTGATTGTCGGTGGTGGTGGTGCCCTGCGTGGGGTCCTGGTTAGTTCTGGCATGTCCAACCAAATCGCCAGTCTCTTCCAGTCCCACGGTGCCATGAGCCCCATCATGATTGTTATCTTTGCCTGGGCAGTGGCCTCAATCCTGCGAATTGCCGTTGGGTCCGCCACGGTGGCCGGGATTACGGCCGTTGGGGTGGTTAACGGTATCTTGGCTAGCAACCCCCATGGGGACATGCTCCTGGTACTGGTGGCCTTGGCCATCGGTGCTGGTTCATTGATTGCTTCCCACGTCAACGATGCTGGTTTCTGGATTTTCAAAGAGTTCTTTGACCTGTCAGTAAAGCAGACCTTCCAGATTTGGACGGTCTTAGAGACTGTTATTTCCATTACTGGATTGATTGTTATTTTGATTTTTACCGCTATCTTTGTCTAGAAAGTGCCATTAAAAGCCCGTTTGACGGGCTTTTTGCTTTGATTTGCATTTATCGGACAAGGCTTGTACAATGGTGACCATTGGTTAAGAAATTTGAGTGGTCACTTTTCCGGCCATGGAAAATATTTGGAAGGGAATTATGAAAAATAAAAAGATTGGCTTAGTCCAGTTAGTATTACTTGGACTGGGTTCATTAATTGGATCAGGATGGCTCTTTGGATCATGGGAAGCAACCATGGTTGCTGGACCAGCAGCCATCCTCTCCTGGATTGTCGGTGCCCTCGTGATTGGCGCCATTGCCTATAACTACGTGGAATTGGGGGCGATGTTCCCCGAATCCGGGGGAATGAGTAAGTATGCCCAGTACACGCACGGTTCGCTCTTAGGATTTATCGCCTCATGGGCCAACTGGGTTTCCCTGGTTACCATTATCCCAATTGAAGCGGTGGCTGCCGTTCAGTATATGAGTACCTGGCCTTGGGCCTGGGCTAACTGGACCCACCACTTCGTGGTCCGTGGTGAAATTACCACACCCGGTTTGATGGTGGTCTTTGGCTTTATCGCCATCTTCACTCTCTTGAACTATTGGTCAGTTGAGCTGTTGACCCGCTTTACGACCTTTATTTCATTCTTCAAGTTGGGTGTGCCAATTTTGACGATTGTCATGCTGACTTTGTCAGGCTTCCATCCACAAAACTACGGTTCTAACCTGCACGAGTTCATGCCTTATGGTAGTGCGCCGATCTTTGCGGCCACGACCGTTTCTGGAATTATCTTCTCCTTCAACGCCTTCCAGACCATTATTAACATGGGTAGTGAAGTTGAGAATCCTAAGCGTAACATTTACCGTGGTATCACTATTTCACTTGGTATCAGTGCCTTACTCTACATCTTGATTCAGAGTACCTTTATTACGGCCATTGATCCTTCTGACATTGCTAAGTACGGTTGGCACGGTATTAACTTCCAGTCACCATTCGCTGACTTGGCCATCCTGCTGGGTATTCACTGGTTAGCAGTGCTGCTCTACGTTGATGCCTTTGTTTCACCATTTGGTACCGGGGTTTCCTTCGTGGCCTCAACTGGCCGGGCACTAGCAGCCATGACCAGTAACAACCACATCCCTAAGTTTGTTGGTAAGATTAACGAAGCCTATGGTATTCCTCGGATTGCCATGGTGACCAACGCCGTCTTGAGTATGCTGATGGTGTCAATCTTCCGTTCTTGGGGAACGCTGGCCGCTGTGATTTCGACGGCGACGCTGATTGCTTATCTGACTGGACCGGTTACGGTTATGTCACTGCGTAAGATGGCCCCTAACTTCACCCGTCCGGTTAAGTCCAAGCTGATGAAGTACATGGCGCCAATTGCCTTTGTGCTGGCCTCACTGGCTACTTACTGGGCAATGTGGCCAACCACGGTCGAAGTTATCATCCTGATTGCCTTAGGTCTGCCTTTCTATTTCTTCTACGAAATGCGGCAGGGCTGGGACAAGGAACGGGCTAAGAAGCAGTTAGCCGGTAGTACTTGGATGATTGGTTACCTGGTGGTCCTTTCCCTGATGTCTTACATCGGTAGTAAGGAATTCCACGGCCAGGGTTGGGTACCATACCCACTCGACTTCTTGATGGTAATCATTGTTGCCCTTGGCTTCTACTTCTGGGGAACTGGTAGCCGCCTGAAGACTGGGGCTTTCCGCCGGGCTCAGAAGGTTAACAGCAAGGTCGAAAAGTAAAAATATTAAATTGGTAAAGGTCCGCGTACGCGGGCCTTTTTGCTGTCTTTGGTTAACTTTATTGACATGTATATTAGAGAAATGCTAATATATTCGCATTGATTACTATCAAATCAGAGATTTTT from Leuconostocaceae bacterium ESL0723 harbors:
- a CDS encoding gluconate:H+ symporter — its product is MAFIMLGVSILILLLLITKLKLNTFVALVITAFILALLLGMPPMKIPDAVLGNQGMGNILGSNAVIFIFGGMIGRLVADAGGSYRIAKTLIDWFGLKRLQWAVLLASFIIGISMIFGVGMVLLIPIVFAVAIEAGVPLLSLGISMTAALSSAQGFLPPQPAPTAVASQLHANVGLMLMVGLVVAITTAVVAGPVFTKLAQKYAPDAFQFKPYIEAVGEVQEYDLEKSPSFGLSVLTSVFPLIFMVIATIYKLVVTGSKVPAHPDMAYQIIDFLANPAVAMTISLVFAIFAMGIFQGRDMKTVGASLNEGMMAVAGILLIVGGGGALRGVLVSSGMSNQIASLFQSHGAMSPIMIVIFAWAVASILRIAVGSATVAGITAVGVVNGILASNPHGDMLLVLVALAIGAGSLIASHVNDAGFWIFKEFFDLSVKQTFQIWTVLETVISITGLIVILIFTAIFV
- a CDS encoding MurR/RpiR family transcriptional regulator, which codes for MANNILQQLHLQQHHSKGTEAKLVAFLLKQKNLAGELTIKEMADRTGVSTSTISRFVKKIGFDSYREFSLAMASLATQNPPVDLFGEISDSDNTAAITKKVFQGAKNALDLTAENLKASDLETASRWLVEAHRVGFFGIGGSSLVAFNAYHKFLRTPIDVISHPDYDIQLMQAVKLTDSDTAVVISHSGRNKDTLLVANKLKENGVKFIAITSFADSPLAQLADLVLLSLADEVNFRSESMSSLIAQITIIDTLFTLVGSQLPHKTQAVVDTMRDVIENTRLN
- the udk gene encoding uridine kinase, which codes for MVKKPLVIGITGGSGSGKTTVSQALVKRLAIHNPILLQQDSYYRDQSDKPMAERALVNYDHPDSFETDLFVSDLAQLIDHHAIDKPVYDYAHHTRAKETIHVRPADVIIVDGVLLFNDRRVRDLLDLKVYVDTDDDIRFIRRLQRDTRERGRTVDGVIEQYLATVKPMHHQFVEPTKRYADIIVPEGGQNFVAIDMLMNQALAIVAAQKDR
- the gnd gene encoding decarboxylating 6-phosphogluconate dehydrogenase, producing MKFAMIGLGKMGLNLVKNAVDHGHEVVAFDLNPDFVQEAADYSDKVEGATSIDDMLSKLPTPKIVWVMVPAGMPTNSTIDTLIEKMDAGDIIIDGGNSNYKDNLAQNERTTAAGIKFFDAGTSGGMNGARNGGNFMIGGDDPEAWKILEPLFKSISEPDGYLYTGRLGSGHYLKMVHNGIEYGMMQAIAEGFEVLEASQFDYDYAAVAKLWNHGSVIRSWLMELAEEQFDKDPKLSAISGRMHSSGEGKWTVEESLDLEVPAPVIYLSLAMRYRSLQEDTFSGKVVSALRNGFGGHAMDAAKK
- a CDS encoding APC family permease — protein: MKNKKIGLVQLVLLGLGSLIGSGWLFGSWEATMVAGPAAILSWIVGALVIGAIAYNYVELGAMFPESGGMSKYAQYTHGSLLGFIASWANWVSLVTIIPIEAVAAVQYMSTWPWAWANWTHHFVVRGEITTPGLMVVFGFIAIFTLLNYWSVELLTRFTTFISFFKLGVPILTIVMLTLSGFHPQNYGSNLHEFMPYGSAPIFAATTVSGIIFSFNAFQTIINMGSEVENPKRNIYRGITISLGISALLYILIQSTFITAIDPSDIAKYGWHGINFQSPFADLAILLGIHWLAVLLYVDAFVSPFGTGVSFVASTGRALAAMTSNNHIPKFVGKINEAYGIPRIAMVTNAVLSMLMVSIFRSWGTLAAVISTATLIAYLTGPVTVMSLRKMAPNFTRPVKSKLMKYMAPIAFVLASLATYWAMWPTTVEVIILIALGLPFYFFYEMRQGWDKERAKKQLAGSTWMIGYLVVLSLMSYIGSKEFHGQGWVPYPLDFLMVIIVALGFYFWGTGSRLKTGAFRRAQKVNSKVEK
- a CDS encoding MFS transporter, which gives rise to MFKNLRQLNRFSLLLLAIAFVMSISQSTMTTAYPILMQHFHVDASVVQWLTTGFMIAMTLMMPLSPWLMDNVPLKRLLNGIVAVFLLGTAIAMVTPVFAGIIIGRLLEGLAVGALFPTYQALIIENTPVEKRGVSMGIVGLVMGSALAVGPIVSGFVLQLESWRWLFIIFFVILLILIVSLQGQIKQSHKIQPSGFDFWSALLLLGFGGILYTVSILPDTGLSLSWYLYLAVSLAVLVAFIVRQLRLKHPFLNLSVFEYHGYLPAMLLTGISYSGLITTTVLMPLYYQRIFHLAPFWSGLLMVPAAAFLSLLNPRAGALLNRIGLRRLVVIGTTMMIVGYAALALAGTSSIIVGVIAAMLLEGGNAFIMMPSLTFANDALPDNLVPHGTAIITTMRQFIGAGSIVVATLLITSFNAHLNYGAALSHTAAWFILIPVLGLLLATQLKKRIKA
- the gntK gene encoding gluconokinase; its protein translation is MDYMIGVDLGTTSTKAVLFDDQNKVVAQSNMGYDLYRDIPDMAEEDMEEIFVAFVNSIGSVIRKVDLSDGDKIAAVSFSSAMHSLIAFDEDWKPLTRVITWADTRAVDYSDKLKESGLGQEIYSKTGTPIHPMAPLSKLMWLKAEHPEIADKAAHYLGIKEFIFHRLFGANKMDISIASGTGLFNIFDLKWDKQALEVAGITEKQLPEPVSPYEYETKMLPKYAAVMGLLEDTPFVYGAGDGPLSNLGVDAVKPGVAAITIGTSGAIRVTSDKPVIDPKGRTFTYALDKDHWVVGGPVNNGGDVFRWARDNLFDAEKSTAALLGRDAYDLMTEIAARIPAGSDGLLFHPYLGGERAPIWDANARGSFFGLNHSHTRANMLRAVLEGITFNVYMVSLALEEVVGSLKSIQATGGFARSPLWRQMFADIFEQPVTVPQAFESGALAAVIMAQKALGKIDSIYEIANYIGDSNTYQPDPENFQAYRELAPIFIRLSRQLQTEYDNIARFQREHSR